In the genome of Leeuwenhoekiella sp. MAR_2009_132, one region contains:
- a CDS encoding DUF6089 family protein, translating to MNLRVITPIIILFLSLFTANAQKTYDIGLYLGGTNYIGEIGNKSYLAPNRGFFGVVGKLNFNEKIALRGSFTYMNLHDNDRDAKDTFRGNGRGENLYYSFDNTNLEGTLALEYTPFQLFLDSTLPISPYVYTGFSILYGDELYYPLSAGNEDVVAIDYGNKTKTAIPVGLGLKAFVSPKIQVGIEFTMHLSSTDNLDGTEPEPQELEPNRMSYFQKNDIYNYLGLTLTYRLGKGGDDYCDCNL from the coding sequence ATGAATCTTCGAGTAATTACCCCTATAATTATACTTTTTCTTTCTTTATTTACTGCCAATGCGCAGAAAACCTATGATATAGGTTTGTATTTAGGGGGTACAAATTATATTGGAGAAATAGGAAATAAAAGTTACCTGGCGCCTAATCGTGGCTTTTTCGGAGTGGTGGGAAAGCTCAATTTTAATGAAAAAATTGCGCTTCGCGGAAGTTTTACCTATATGAACTTGCATGATAACGACCGTGACGCAAAAGATACTTTCCGCGGAAACGGAAGAGGTGAGAATCTGTATTATTCTTTTGATAATACAAACTTAGAAGGAACCCTTGCCCTTGAATACACTCCTTTTCAGTTATTTTTAGATTCTACATTGCCTATTTCTCCCTATGTATATACAGGCTTTTCTATTTTGTATGGAGATGAATTGTATTACCCCTTAAGTGCGGGGAACGAAGACGTAGTAGCCATAGATTATGGAAATAAGACTAAAACCGCAATACCGGTAGGGTTGGGACTAAAAGCTTTTGTGTCTCCTAAAATTCAGGTGGGTATCGAGTTTACAATGCATTTAAGTTCTACAGACAATCTAGATGGTACCGAGCCAGAACCTCAGGAGCTTGAGCCTAATCGAATGAGTTACTTTCAGAAAAATGATATTTATAATTATCTGGGCTTAACGCTTACCTATCGCTTAGGCAAAGGTGGCGATGATTATTGCGATTGTAATTTATAA
- a CDS encoding ABC transporter ATP-binding protein encodes MARGLDSISDKKKTNVRASFQALRFIPRFFKEIWNVSPQLFLVNLICRLINAFAPVVILWVGKLIIDEIIAQVAAAQPDYTQLWNYVILEFVIAVVSDIISRVIAITDGLLGDKYNIRSSETMIRKTSEIDMSQLEDSEFYDKLERARQQTQGRVGLMSNALGQAQSVISIATLIAGLIYFEPLLIVLLALSIIPLFVNEIRFSGQQYSLSRSWTTERRELDYLRYIGANDKTAKEIKLFGLTDFIANRFRNLSERYYDINKKITVKRSVYSAIFNILGVVCYYGAYIVIIRSVLVGEISIGELTFLSASFNRLRNSLQTFFSNFTRITESALYLKDYFDFVDLVIPDQDKVFLELPLEIKEGFELKDVHFAYPGSETEVLKGVSFKLKAGEKMAFVGQNGAGKTTLIKLMLRFYEPTQGAILLDGININEYNKAEFQQMFGVIFQDFFRYEFTLRENIAVGDILAVKDDSRIQNAAQLSLATEVIKDLKNGYETQLGKRFKQGQELSGGQWQKVALARAYMKDARVMVLDEPTSALDAKAEYEVFERFIDLTKGKTSIIISHRFSTVRMADRILVLEDGQILELSTHEELMQAPKLYAELFDLQAQGYK; translated from the coding sequence ATGGCTCGAGGACTCGATAGTATTTCAGATAAGAAAAAAACAAATGTACGGGCGTCGTTTCAGGCACTGCGCTTTATCCCCAGATTTTTTAAAGAAATTTGGAATGTTAGTCCGCAATTATTTCTTGTAAATCTTATATGTCGTCTCATTAATGCATTTGCACCTGTAGTTATTTTATGGGTAGGAAAGCTAATCATAGATGAGATTATTGCTCAGGTTGCCGCTGCCCAGCCAGATTACACCCAGCTATGGAATTATGTAATACTTGAATTTGTAATCGCTGTTGTTTCAGATATTATAAGTAGAGTTATTGCAATTACAGATGGCTTACTGGGCGATAAATACAACATCAGATCTTCAGAAACGATGATTCGCAAAACCAGCGAGATCGATATGAGTCAGTTAGAAGACTCAGAATTCTATGATAAACTGGAGCGTGCCAGACAGCAAACACAAGGTCGTGTAGGCCTAATGAGCAATGCATTAGGACAGGCACAAAGCGTTATTTCTATAGCCACACTTATTGCGGGATTGATCTATTTTGAACCCTTACTAATTGTATTACTTGCGTTGAGTATTATTCCTTTATTTGTCAATGAAATCAGATTTAGCGGACAGCAATATTCGTTATCAAGAAGCTGGACGACAGAACGCCGTGAGCTCGATTACCTAAGATACATAGGAGCAAATGACAAGACTGCTAAAGAAATAAAACTCTTTGGTCTAACAGATTTTATCGCTAATCGTTTTAGAAATCTGAGCGAGCGCTATTATGATATCAACAAAAAAATTACCGTTAAGCGCAGTGTCTATAGCGCTATTTTTAATATTTTGGGAGTGGTGTGCTATTATGGGGCGTACATTGTCATTATTAGAAGTGTGCTGGTAGGGGAGATTAGCATTGGTGAGTTAACCTTTTTATCAGCTTCTTTTAACAGATTGCGTAATAGCTTACAAACCTTCTTTTCAAACTTTACGCGTATCACAGAAAGCGCACTGTATCTAAAAGATTATTTTGACTTTGTAGATCTGGTAATTCCAGATCAAGACAAAGTATTTTTAGAGTTACCATTAGAAATTAAAGAGGGATTTGAATTAAAAGATGTTCATTTTGCATATCCCGGTAGCGAGACTGAAGTTTTAAAAGGAGTTAGTTTTAAGCTTAAAGCAGGCGAGAAAATGGCTTTTGTGGGGCAAAATGGTGCAGGAAAAACAACCTTAATTAAATTAATGCTTCGGTTTTATGAGCCTACACAAGGTGCAATTCTTTTAGACGGTATTAATATTAATGAGTACAACAAAGCTGAATTTCAGCAGATGTTTGGCGTTATATTTCAGGATTTTTTCAGGTATGAATTTACGCTACGCGAAAACATTGCAGTAGGCGATATATTAGCCGTTAAAGATGATAGTCGTATTCAAAATGCGGCACAGCTAAGTTTGGCAACCGAAGTAATTAAAGATTTAAAAAACGGTTACGAAACTCAATTAGGTAAGCGATTTAAACAAGGTCAGGAACTTTCTGGCGGCCAATGGCAAAAGGTAGCTTTAGCACGAGCCTATATGAAAGATGCACGTGTTATGGTTTTAGATGAGCCTACTTCTGCACTAGATGCGAAGGCAGAATATGAAGTTTTTGAACGTTTTATAGACCTTACTAAAGGAAAAACCAGTATCATAATTTCACATCGCTTTAGCACGGTACGAATGGCTGACCGAATTCTGGTTTTAGAAGACGGTCAGATTCTTGAATTAAGTACTCACGAAGAGCTTATGCAAGCTCCTAAACTCTATGCAGAGTTATTTGATTTGCAGGCACAGGGTTATAAATAA
- a CDS encoding SDR family oxidoreductase: protein MWNLDGKTALVTGGTKGIGRATVKELLSLGAKVIFTSRSQKDIDDFESELQEHSYICNGIVSDVSIEDDQDRLTDFVFERSGSLDILVNNAGINIRKDATHYEPEEYRKILEINLIAPFELTRKFYALLKRSGKASVINIASVAGSQDVKSGAPYAMSKSGLLQQTRSLASEWAEHNIRVNSVSPWYTRTPLTTEVLDNESRIAKIIERTPLNRVAEPEEMASAIAFLAMDKASYITGQNIIVDGGLSANAL from the coding sequence ATGTGGAATTTAGATGGAAAAACAGCATTAGTTACCGGTGGCACTAAAGGCATTGGTAGAGCTACAGTAAAAGAGCTTTTGAGTTTAGGCGCAAAAGTAATCTTCACCTCACGCAGTCAAAAAGATATAGATGATTTTGAAAGTGAATTGCAGGAACACAGTTACATCTGTAATGGTATTGTATCAGACGTAAGTATAGAAGATGATCAGGATCGACTTACTGATTTTGTTTTTGAACGTAGCGGAAGTCTTGATATTTTAGTAAATAATGCAGGAATAAACATTAGAAAAGATGCCACGCACTATGAGCCCGAAGAATACCGAAAAATTTTAGAAATAAACCTTATTGCTCCTTTTGAGCTAACCCGTAAATTTTATGCACTGCTTAAACGTTCCGGGAAAGCTTCGGTTATAAATATTGCCTCGGTAGCAGGTAGTCAAGACGTAAAAAGTGGTGCTCCCTATGCGATGTCAAAATCAGGATTGTTGCAGCAAACCCGCAGTCTAGCTTCAGAATGGGCTGAGCATAATATTCGCGTTAATAGTGTGTCACCCTGGTATACGCGTACACCTCTTACCACTGAAGTACTGGATAATGAATCTCGCATTGCAAAAATCATTGAGCGCACACCTTTAAATCGTGTTGCAGAACCTGAAGAAATGGCAAGTGCTATTGCCTTTTTAGCAATGGATAAAGCATCATACATAACCGGCCAAAATATTATTGTAGATGGCGGCTTAAGTGCAAACGCCTTATAG
- a CDS encoding aldo/keto reductase has product MSTDTNTRTIESLSGTWKLHNGYKMPYVGLGVYKADDGEEVINAVKWALEAGYRHIDTAKAYENEEGVGKAIKESKVNRKDIFLTSKVWNDDQGYDSTIQAFNDSLKRLDTDYLDLYLIHWPVEGKYKETWRALEDLYKEGKIKAIGVSNFLKHHLEDLMKDAEIKPMVDQLEFHPWLIQSELQDFCKQNDIQYEAWSPLMQGKVFENETLIELGEKYGKSPAQIVVRWDLQNGVITIPKSTSKEHIISNSNVFDFELSDLDMKKINALDRDERIGPDPDNFDF; this is encoded by the coding sequence ATGAGCACAGACACCAATACAAGAACAATAGAAAGCCTAAGTGGAACATGGAAATTACATAACGGTTATAAAATGCCTTATGTAGGTTTAGGTGTTTACAAAGCAGATGATGGTGAAGAAGTCATTAATGCTGTAAAATGGGCTTTAGAAGCGGGTTATCGTCATATAGATACTGCAAAGGCCTATGAAAATGAGGAAGGAGTTGGCAAAGCTATAAAAGAAAGCAAGGTAAATCGCAAAGACATTTTTCTAACGAGTAAAGTTTGGAATGACGATCAGGGTTATGATTCTACGATACAGGCATTTAATGACTCTTTAAAACGTTTAGATACAGATTATTTAGACTTATATCTAATACATTGGCCAGTTGAAGGAAAATATAAAGAAACCTGGAGAGCGCTTGAAGATTTATATAAAGAAGGAAAAATTAAAGCTATAGGGGTAAGTAATTTTCTAAAACATCATTTAGAAGATTTGATGAAAGATGCCGAAATTAAACCTATGGTAGATCAACTTGAGTTTCACCCATGGTTGATTCAAAGTGAACTTCAGGATTTTTGTAAACAAAATGACATTCAATATGAGGCCTGGTCACCTCTAATGCAGGGAAAAGTCTTTGAAAATGAAACTTTAATAGAATTAGGCGAGAAATATGGTAAGTCACCAGCTCAAATAGTAGTAAGATGGGATTTACAAAATGGTGTGATTACCATTCCTAAATCAACCTCAAAAGAGCATATAATAAGCAATAGTAATGTTTTTGATTTTGAGCTTTCAGATTTAGATATGAAAAAAATAAATGCACTTGATCGCGATGAGCGTATAGGACCAGATCCTGATAATTTTGATTTCTAG
- a CDS encoding lmo0937 family membrane protein, with amino-acid sequence MKDIIWLIIVILIIGWLVGYFGFAESVGSLIHILLVLAVIAILYKLATGRRL; translated from the coding sequence ATGAAAGATATCATTTGGCTTATCATTGTGATCCTTATTATAGGATGGCTAGTGGGGTATTTTGGCTTTGCAGAATCTGTAGGAAGTCTAATACATATCTTACTTGTACTCGCCGTAATTGCAATATTATATAAGCTGGCTACAGGAAGACGCCTGTAA
- a CDS encoding cryptochrome/photolyase family protein, with protein sequence MKKLRLVLGDQLNHKHSWYKDDSKDVIYFMAEMRQETDYVTHHIQKVIAFFESMRNFANWLEERGNLVIFYKLDHPDNSQNLSENIKALIKAHEIDKFEYQLPDEYRLDQQLTKIASELSIESETFNTEHFLTSRTDLEQFFKGKKTFTMEYFYRDMRKKYSILMTTDKDPEGGKWNFDQSNRNKLKGDPVIPHERGFRKDVTQTLRRIKKAEVKTMGAVEATNFNWPTSRSDALSVLNYFCENLLKHFGDYQDAMAPNEAYLFHSRLSFALNTKLIDPLEVIEKVIDHWREHKEDIDISQVEGFVRQILGWREYMRGIYWMKMPEYATKNKLDNQNKLPDFYWNADTKMNCLHHSIKQSLDHAYAHHIQRLMITGNYALLTQTHPDEVDAWYLGIYIDAIEWVEITNTRGMSQFADGGIVATKPYISSGSYINKMSTYCKDCHYNVNHKTEEDACPFNSLYWNFLSKKKEHFAENFRMKMMLRLLEKIQPAELEKIINRAEDIINNPQNF encoded by the coding sequence TTGAAAAAACTACGTTTAGTTTTAGGCGATCAACTTAACCACAAACACTCGTGGTATAAAGACGATTCTAAAGATGTGATTTATTTTATGGCCGAAATGCGCCAGGAAACAGATTATGTCACCCATCATATTCAAAAAGTTATTGCTTTTTTTGAGTCGATGCGCAATTTTGCAAATTGGCTAGAAGAACGGGGTAATCTGGTCATTTTCTATAAGCTTGATCACCCAGACAATTCTCAAAATCTTTCAGAAAATATTAAAGCGCTTATCAAAGCTCATGAAATTGATAAGTTTGAGTATCAGCTTCCAGATGAGTATAGACTAGATCAACAACTCACAAAAATTGCTTCAGAACTCAGTATAGAATCAGAAACTTTTAATACAGAGCATTTCTTAACCTCCCGCACAGATCTCGAACAATTCTTTAAAGGTAAAAAAACGTTTACGATGGAATATTTCTACCGCGACATGCGTAAGAAGTATTCCATTTTAATGACAACAGATAAAGATCCTGAAGGCGGCAAATGGAACTTTGACCAAAGTAACCGTAACAAGTTGAAAGGAGATCCCGTAATACCACACGAGCGCGGCTTTAGAAAAGATGTAACACAAACTCTAAGGCGTATTAAAAAGGCTGAAGTTAAAACAATGGGAGCTGTTGAGGCTACTAATTTTAACTGGCCTACCTCAAGATCAGATGCATTAAGCGTTCTTAATTATTTCTGTGAAAATTTATTAAAACATTTTGGCGATTATCAAGATGCTATGGCCCCTAATGAAGCCTATCTTTTTCACAGCAGACTTAGTTTTGCACTCAACACCAAACTTATAGATCCTTTAGAAGTAATTGAGAAGGTAATAGATCACTGGCGTGAGCATAAAGAAGATATAGACATAAGTCAGGTAGAAGGTTTTGTACGTCAAATTTTAGGATGGCGAGAATATATGCGTGGCATTTACTGGATGAAAATGCCCGAATACGCCACAAAAAACAAACTCGACAATCAAAATAAACTACCCGATTTCTACTGGAATGCAGATACTAAAATGAACTGTTTACACCACAGTATCAAACAAAGTTTAGATCACGCCTATGCGCATCACATACAGCGTTTAATGATTACCGGCAATTATGCATTGTTAACGCAGACTCATCCTGACGAGGTTGACGCCTGGTACCTCGGTATTTATATTGATGCTATAGAATGGGTAGAAATCACAAATACCCGTGGCATGAGTCAATTTGCAGATGGTGGGATTGTTGCTACAAAACCTTACATCTCAAGTGGCAGTTACATAAATAAGATGAGTACCTATTGTAAAGATTGTCATTACAATGTAAATCACAAAACCGAAGAAGATGCCTGCCCGTTTAATAGTTTATACTGGAATTTTTTAAGTAAAAAGAAAGAACACTTTGCTGAAAACTTCAGAATGAAAATGATGTTGCGATTATTAGAAAAAATTCAGCCTGCAGAGCTTGAAAAAATCATAAACCGGGCGGAGGATATCATAAATAATCCCCAAAATTTTTAA
- a CDS encoding DASH family cryptochrome: MNLVWFKNDLRTIDHTGLSLASKTKNPTIAVYCFDPKQFKKDRFGFKKTEKYRAQFLIETVTELRENLEKLNITLFVVNEEPEFAIPKLVKNYQVERIYFQKEWTFEERNIIEGVRVNCPNGTSLIETFDQFLWHPEDLPYSNYSEIPKVFTNFRKYCEKQVDVRPIVNKIDAFPNENLISQSTQIPSLHDLGLSDFEIDKRTAFPFKGGENQANLRIEEYFWETKNLQYYKKTRNGLVGKDYSSKLSAWLANGSISARMIYWEVQKFEKDVIKNDSTYWLIFELIWRDFFKYVSLKHGDRIFKIGGILNADYDWDSNEHTRKNWINGTTKYDFVNANMLELSNTGWMSNRGRQNVASFWAKESKQDWRIGAAYFESLLIDYDVHSNYGNWIYNSGVGNDPRDRIFNIKSQAERYDESGTFTRLWLQNSLFD; encoded by the coding sequence ATGAATTTAGTTTGGTTTAAAAATGATCTTAGAACAATAGACCATACAGGACTATCACTTGCGTCTAAAACTAAAAATCCTACAATCGCTGTATACTGTTTTGATCCTAAACAGTTCAAAAAAGATCGCTTCGGGTTTAAGAAGACTGAAAAGTACAGAGCTCAATTTCTAATTGAAACTGTTACAGAATTAAGAGAAAATCTAGAAAAACTTAATATCACTCTTTTCGTTGTTAATGAAGAACCCGAATTTGCTATTCCCAAACTTGTAAAAAATTATCAGGTAGAACGTATTTATTTTCAAAAAGAATGGACGTTTGAAGAGCGTAATATCATAGAAGGTGTTAGAGTAAATTGCCCAAATGGCACCTCTTTAATAGAAACTTTTGATCAATTTTTATGGCATCCTGAAGATTTACCTTATTCCAATTATTCTGAAATTCCTAAGGTATTTACTAACTTCAGAAAGTACTGCGAAAAACAAGTTGACGTAAGACCTATTGTAAATAAAATAGACGCTTTCCCAAATGAAAATCTAATTTCTCAATCTACGCAAATCCCTTCTTTACACGATTTAGGCTTATCAGATTTTGAAATTGATAAGCGAACCGCATTTCCTTTTAAGGGTGGCGAAAATCAGGCAAATCTTAGAATTGAAGAATACTTCTGGGAGACTAAAAATCTTCAATATTATAAAAAAACCCGAAACGGATTAGTAGGTAAAGATTACAGTTCAAAACTTTCTGCGTGGCTTGCAAATGGTAGTATTTCAGCACGAATGATCTATTGGGAAGTTCAAAAATTTGAAAAAGATGTAATTAAAAATGACAGTACGTACTGGCTCATTTTTGAACTCATCTGGAGAGACTTCTTTAAGTATGTTTCTTTAAAACACGGAGATAGAATATTTAAAATAGGTGGTATTTTAAATGCAGATTACGATTGGGATAGCAATGAGCACACCCGTAAAAACTGGATTAACGGTACTACAAAATATGATTTTGTTAATGCAAATATGCTAGAACTTAGCAATACCGGGTGGATGAGTAACCGCGGAAGACAAAACGTTGCGAGTTTCTGGGCTAAAGAGTCAAAACAAGATTGGCGCATTGGGGCAGCCTATTTTGAGAGCCTACTCATTGATTATGATGTTCACAGCAATTATGGGAACTGGATTTATAATAGCGGCGTAGGCAATGACCCTCGAGACCGCATTTTTAATATTAAAAGTCAGGCAGAGCGCTATGACGAATCTGGAACATTTACCAGGTTATGGCTACAAAACAGCTTGTTTGATTAA
- a CDS encoding DUF2256 domain-containing protein, with protein sequence MAHKKENLPQKICLVCKKPFTWRKKWQANWEEVKYCSERCRRNKTVQ encoded by the coding sequence GTGGCTCACAAAAAAGAAAACCTACCCCAAAAAATATGTTTAGTCTGTAAAAAGCCATTTACCTGGCGTAAAAAATGGCAGGCAAACTGGGAAGAAGTAAAATATTGCAGTGAACGCTGCCGCCGTAATAAAACTGTTCAATGA
- a CDS encoding flavin reductase family protein, producing the protein MKHYTAQAIEEMPSRYRAHFINSCTGFKSANLLGTISKDGITNVAIFSSVTHLGSNPPLLGFILRPTTVERNTYDNIKKSGIFTVNHVNQNFIREAHQTSAKYAGTISEFKETLLDEEFLNDFEAPYVKQSRIKLGCEYENEYFIKENDCIFVIGKIKHIYVDKEIQDDDGWLNLERAQTVCIDGLDGYALPQILNRFSYAKPGESLKTL; encoded by the coding sequence ATGAAACATTATACAGCACAAGCGATAGAAGAAATGCCCTCTAGATATAGAGCGCATTTTATAAATAGTTGTACTGGCTTTAAGTCGGCTAACTTACTCGGTACAATTTCTAAAGACGGTATTACAAACGTCGCTATTTTTAGCTCGGTAACGCATCTAGGAAGTAACCCTCCCTTACTAGGTTTTATCTTACGCCCCACTACTGTAGAGCGTAATACCTACGACAATATTAAAAAATCTGGAATATTCACGGTAAATCATGTAAATCAGAATTTTATACGAGAAGCGCATCAAACTTCTGCGAAGTATGCGGGCACCATTTCAGAATTTAAGGAAACACTTCTTGATGAAGAATTTTTAAATGATTTTGAAGCTCCTTACGTTAAACAAAGTCGTATAAAATTAGGATGCGAATATGAAAATGAATATTTCATCAAAGAAAATGACTGCATTTTTGTTATAGGAAAGATTAAACATATTTATGTAGATAAAGAAATTCAGGATGACGATGGTTGGTTAAATTTAGAGCGCGCGCAAACTGTTTGTATAGATGGTCTTGATGGTTATGCTTTACCACAAATCTTGAACCGGTTCTCGTATGCTAAACCCGGTGAATCCCTAAAGACGCTATAA
- a CDS encoding alkene reductase has protein sequence MKTDQPLLESFVLGDITLKNRVVMAPMTRSRADNPGNVPTDIHVKYYTQRAGAGLIITEGSQVSKRAVGYIHTAGIHTEEQIEGWKKVVDAVHAEDGKIFIQLWHVGRMSHPDFHNGDKPLAPSAVNPNAQAYTQDGFKDTVAPKEMTLAEIEETQQEFVDAAKNALEAGFDGVEIHSSNGYLFHQFFNKKANVRTDNYGGSIENRVRFFFETLDKVKEVIPENKIGVRLNPSLNGVFGIEATEDTIPTFDHIIERLNNYDLSYLHLSEPFTDVSDIDFLKTEIAKRYRPIYKGNLMINGGFTQDKGNEVIKEGNADLVAFGKLYISNPDLAERFAINAPMAEWDNDTFYSQGEKGYTDYPTYAEETQEA, from the coding sequence ATGAAAACCGATCAACCTTTATTAGAATCATTTGTTTTAGGAGATATTACTTTAAAAAACAGAGTAGTTATGGCTCCTATGACACGTAGTCGCGCAGACAATCCCGGTAATGTACCTACAGATATACACGTAAAATATTATACTCAAAGAGCCGGTGCGGGATTAATTATTACCGAAGGCTCACAAGTGTCTAAACGTGCAGTAGGATACATTCACACTGCTGGTATACATACTGAAGAACAAATAGAAGGCTGGAAAAAAGTTGTAGATGCCGTTCACGCAGAAGATGGCAAAATTTTTATACAATTATGGCACGTAGGCCGTATGTCACATCCAGATTTTCACAATGGTGATAAACCCTTAGCTCCAAGTGCTGTAAACCCTAATGCACAAGCATATACGCAAGACGGATTTAAAGATACTGTAGCACCAAAAGAAATGACCCTAGCTGAAATTGAAGAAACACAGCAAGAGTTTGTAGATGCTGCAAAAAATGCATTAGAAGCAGGTTTTGACGGTGTCGAAATACACAGTTCAAACGGATATTTATTTCATCAATTTTTTAACAAAAAAGCAAATGTACGTACTGACAATTATGGTGGAAGTATAGAAAACCGTGTGCGCTTTTTCTTTGAAACATTAGATAAAGTAAAAGAAGTTATTCCTGAGAATAAAATTGGAGTGCGTCTAAATCCATCCTTAAACGGTGTTTTTGGTATTGAAGCTACAGAAGATACCATACCTACATTTGATCATATTATTGAGCGTTTAAATAACTATGACTTGTCTTATCTACACCTTTCTGAACCGTTTACAGACGTTAGCGATATAGACTTTTTAAAAACGGAAATCGCGAAGAGATACAGACCTATTTACAAGGGTAACCTAATGATTAATGGTGGTTTTACTCAAGATAAAGGAAATGAAGTTATCAAGGAAGGCAATGCAGATTTAGTAGCTTTCGGAAAACTATATATATCAAACCCAGACCTTGCAGAACGTTTTGCAATTAATGCCCCAATGGCAGAATGGGATAATGATACTTTTTATTCACAAGGTGAAAAAGGATATACAGATTATCCTACTTACGCAGAGGAGACTCAAGAGGCGTAA
- a CDS encoding class I SAM-dependent methyltransferase: protein MNMYDSYFNVNKATWDLKAGYHAASAFYDLDAFKSGKSSLNSYELGALSDVAGKSLLHLQCHFGQDTLSWSRLGAQCVGVDFSNKAIEIAESLNKELALDARFFCGNVLDTAQLVNEKFDIVYTSYGDVGWLPDLKPWAAMIANCLKPGGIFYMVEFHPLVWMFDYTKQPAVLKYAYNETQMIYEEYKGTYAEPEAPMISKECTWNHGLGTVVNALIEAGLTVKFLREHDASPYNILPELIKTKSGFETKDKLYPLIYELKATTI, encoded by the coding sequence ATGAATATGTACGATTCCTATTTTAATGTTAACAAAGCAACCTGGGATTTAAAGGCCGGCTATCACGCAGCCAGTGCTTTTTATGATCTGGATGCTTTTAAAAGTGGTAAGTCTAGTCTCAATTCATACGAGTTAGGTGCGTTATCTGATGTAGCAGGTAAGTCGCTTTTACATTTGCAATGTCATTTTGGTCAGGATACCTTGAGTTGGAGTAGGCTGGGAGCGCAATGTGTGGGTGTCGACTTTTCTAATAAGGCTATTGAAATAGCTGAAAGTTTAAATAAGGAATTGGCCTTAGATGCGCGTTTTTTCTGCGGAAACGTTTTAGATACAGCTCAACTGGTTAATGAGAAATTTGATATTGTATATACTAGTTACGGCGATGTAGGTTGGTTACCAGACTTGAAGCCCTGGGCAGCAATGATTGCTAATTGTTTAAAGCCGGGAGGTATATTTTATATGGTTGAATTTCATCCGCTGGTCTGGATGTTTGATTATACAAAACAACCTGCTGTTTTAAAATATGCTTATAATGAAACTCAAATGATTTATGAAGAATACAAGGGCACATATGCAGAGCCCGAAGCACCTATGATAAGTAAAGAGTGCACCTGGAATCACGGGTTGGGAACTGTGGTCAATGCATTAATTGAGGCGGGTTTAACAGTAAAATTTTTAAGGGAGCACGATGCATCACCTTATAATATTTTACCAGAACTTATTAAAACAAAATCTGGTTTTGAAACCAAAGACAAACTTTATCCGCTTATATATGAGTTAAAAGCGACCACGATTTAA
- a CDS encoding DUF4174 domain-containing protein produces MTKAAFLPLFLFALSATAQEDFSKYKSRNRILVFSTTSLQNESFKEQWELFKSSSKKLDDRNIILFALSKGRIYDKELKVITSYLIAPLRKNYNITVSFEGITLIGKDGGVKFKKNYTVEPRTIFEVIDQMPMRQREMRQNIDD; encoded by the coding sequence ATGACTAAAGCCGCTTTTTTACCGTTATTCTTGTTTGCTCTATCTGCCACTGCTCAAGAAGATTTTTCAAAATATAAATCCCGGAATCGCATCTTGGTCTTTTCTACTACCAGCCTTCAAAATGAAAGTTTTAAAGAACAATGGGAGTTATTTAAATCAAGTTCAAAAAAGTTAGATGATCGCAATATTATTCTATTTGCGCTCTCTAAAGGGAGAATTTATGATAAAGAGTTGAAAGTGATTACCTCTTACCTCATCGCTCCGCTTCGAAAAAACTATAACATTACGGTGAGTTTTGAAGGTATCACACTTATAGGAAAAGACGGCGGAGTTAAGTTTAAAAAAAATTATACTGTTGAGCCCCGTACAATTTTTGAAGTAATTGATCAAATGCCAATGCGCCAGCGCGAAATGAGACAAAATATAGACGATTAA